The following coding sequences lie in one Macrobrachium nipponense isolate FS-2020 chromosome 45, ASM1510439v2, whole genome shotgun sequence genomic window:
- the LOC135214411 gene encoding uncharacterized PE-PGRS family protein PE_PGRS54-like isoform X2, with protein MTGKAIALLCLILGSLATASPYGRNRNPGVKGGGPVRKEDKTGGSGAVGGSALDGAAGPGVAGTPGGAGPIGGAATIGGSVHDASTGAVGGTGVVGATGVVTTGVAGGVGSGVGHDASIGVAGGSSHDVSTGVVGSTGVVSGASHGASTGVTGGSSHVGGTGVVSGGSHDVSTGVVGATGVVSTGVAGGVASGVAGGSSHDVSTGVVGSTGVASGASHGVSTGVAGATGVIGGAGHAVATGVVGGVDKVGGGSVGGAGYSGSSSTVGGTGSSGHLDGLDLVGGTDAAVGTSVGAGVGGGAGHLHSASGDVLVSTGGAGGASSVGVGATGGTSSVGVTGGASSVGVGATGGASSVGATVGASSVGVTGGASAADYDPAHYPHIIPGFPFQTSKPEKGFGGCANWCRSSAKKNYYCCNRTGYKG; from the exons ATGACTGGAAAGGCGATTGCACTGCTGTGTCTGATCTTGGGATCCCTGGCCACAGCCTCTCCCTATGGACGCAACAGAAACCCAGGAGTCAAAGGCGGAGGTCCCGTCAGGAAAGAGGACAAAACTGGAGGCTCAGGTGCAGTTGGAGGATCTGCTCTTGATGGAGCAGCTGGCCCTGGAGTAGCAGGGACACCTGGGGGAGCTGGTCCTATTGGAGGAGCAGCTACTATTGGAGGGTCTGTGCATGATGCTAGTACAGGTGCTGTCGGAGGAACTGGTGTGGTTGGAGCTACAGGTGTCGTAACCACAGGTGTTGCTGGAGGTGTGGGTAGTGGAGTTGGTCATGATGCTAGCATAGGTGTTGCTGGAGGTTCTAGTCATGATGTAAGCACAGGTGTAGTAGGAAGTACAGGTGTAGTTAGTGGAGCTAGTCATGGTGCCAGTACAG GTGTTACTGGAGGGTCTAGCCATGTAGGAGGAACTGGTGTGGTTAGTGGAGGCAGTCATGATGTCAGTACAGGTGTTGTTGGAGCTACTGGTGTAGTAAGCACTGGTGTTGCTGGAGGTGTGGCTAGTGGAGTTGCTGGAGGTTCTAGTCATGATGTAAGCACAGGTGTAGTAGGAAGCACAGGTGTAGCTAGTGGAGCTAGCCATGGTGTGAGCACAGGTGTGGCTGGAGCTACAGGTGTTATTGGAGGTGCAGGTCACGCTGTAGCCACAGGTGTTGTTGGAGGAGTTGATAAAGTTGGAGGTGGTTCTGTTGGGGGAGCAGGATATTCAGGCAGCTCCAGCACTGTTGGAGGAACTGGCAGCAGTGGTCACCTAGATGGTTTAGATCTTGTTGGAGGAACAGATGCAGCTGTTGGTACTAGCGTAGGAGCTGGTGTTGGAGGAGGAGCAGGTCACCTTCACTCTGCGAGTGGAGACGTGCTTGTGAGCACAGGAGGAGCTGGTGGAGCAAGTTCAGTTGGAGTTGGAGCCACTGGTGGAACAAGttctgttggagtaactggtggTGCAAGTTCTGTTGGAGTTGGAGCCACTGGTGGAGCAAGTTCTGTTGGAGCCACTGTAGGAGCAAGTTCTGTTGGAGTTACTGGTGGAGCAAGCGCAGCCGATTACGACCCAGCCCACTACCCACACATCATTCCAGGATTCCCCTTCCAGACCTCAAAGCCTGAAAAAGGATTCGGAGGCTGTGCCAACTGGTGCCGCAGCTCAGCCAAGAAGAACTACTACTGCTGCAACAGAACTGGGTACAAAGGCTAA
- the LOC135214411 gene encoding uncharacterized PE-PGRS family protein PE_PGRS54-like isoform X3, which produces MTGKAIALLCLILGSLATASPYGRNRNPGVKGGGPVRKEDKTGGSGAVGGSALDGAAGPGVAGTPGGAGPIGGAATIGGSVHDASTGAVGGTGVVGATGVVTTGVAGGVGSGVGHDASIGVAGGSSHDVSTGVVGSTGVVSGASHGASTGVTGATGVVGGVGYDAGTGVTGGSSHVGGTGVVSGGSHDVSTGVVGATGVVGSTGVASGASHGVSTGVAGATGVIGGAGHAVATGVVGGVDKVGGGSVGGAGYSGSSSTVGGTGSSGHLDGLDLVGGTDAAVGTSVGAGVGGGAGHLHSASGDVLVSTGGAGGASSVGVGATGGTSSVGVTGGASSVGVGATGGASSVGATVGASSVGVTGGASAADYDPAHYPHIIPGFPFQTSKPEKGFGGCANWCRSSAKKNYYCCNRTGYKG; this is translated from the exons ATGACTGGAAAGGCGATTGCACTGCTGTGTCTGATCTTGGGATCCCTGGCCACAGCCTCTCCCTATGGACGCAACAGAAACCCAGGAGTCAAAGGCGGAGGTCCCGTCAGGAAAGAGGACAAAACTGGAGGCTCAGGTGCAGTTGGAGGATCTGCTCTTGATGGAGCAGCTGGCCCTGGAGTAGCAGGGACACCTGGGGGAGCTGGTCCTATTGGAGGAGCAGCTACTATTGGAGGGTCTGTGCATGATGCTAGTACAGGTGCTGTCGGAGGAACTGGTGTGGTTGGAGCTACAGGTGTCGTAACCACAGGTGTTGCTGGAGGTGTGGGTAGTGGAGTTGGTCATGATGCTAGCATAGGTGTTGCTGGAGGTTCTAGTCATGATGTAAGCACAGGTGTAGTAGGAAGTACAGGTGTAGTTAGTGGAGCTAGTCATGGTGCCAGTACAGGTGTGACTGGAGCTACAGGTGTGGTTGGTGGAGTTGGTTATGATGCAGGCACAGGTGTTACTGGAGGGTCTAGCCATGTAGGAGGAACTGGTGTGGTTAGTGGAGGCAGTCATGATGTCAGTACAGGTGTTGTTGGAGCTACTG GTGTAGTAGGAAGCACAGGTGTAGCTAGTGGAGCTAGCCATGGTGTGAGCACAGGTGTGGCTGGAGCTACAGGTGTTATTGGAGGTGCAGGTCACGCTGTAGCCACAGGTGTTGTTGGAGGAGTTGATAAAGTTGGAGGTGGTTCTGTTGGGGGAGCAGGATATTCAGGCAGCTCCAGCACTGTTGGAGGAACTGGCAGCAGTGGTCACCTAGATGGTTTAGATCTTGTTGGAGGAACAGATGCAGCTGTTGGTACTAGCGTAGGAGCTGGTGTTGGAGGAGGAGCAGGTCACCTTCACTCTGCGAGTGGAGACGTGCTTGTGAGCACAGGAGGAGCTGGTGGAGCAAGTTCAGTTGGAGTTGGAGCCACTGGTGGAACAAGttctgttggagtaactggtggTGCAAGTTCTGTTGGAGTTGGAGCCACTGGTGGAGCAAGTTCTGTTGGAGCCACTGTAGGAGCAAGTTCTGTTGGAGTTACTGGTGGAGCAAGCGCAGCCGATTACGACCCAGCCCACTACCCACACATCATTCCAGGATTCCCCTTCCAGACCTCAAAGCCTGAAAAAGGATTCGGAGGCTGTGCCAACTGGTGCCGCAGCTCAGCCAAGAAGAACTACTACTGCTGCAACAGAACTGGGTACAAAGGCTAA
- the LOC135214411 gene encoding uncharacterized PE-PGRS family protein PE_PGRS54-like isoform X1, with product MTGKAIALLCLILGSLATASPYGRNRNPGVKGGGPVRKEDKTGGSGAVGGSALDGAAGPGVAGTPGGAGPIGGAATIGGSVHDASTGAVGGTGVVGATGVVTTGVAGGVGSGVGHDASIGVAGGSSHDVSTGVVGSTGVVSGASHGASTGVTGATGVVGGVGYDAGTGVTGGSSHVGGTGVVSGGSHDVSTGVVGATGVVSTGVAGGVASGVAGGSSHDVSTGVVGSTGVASGASHGVSTGVAGATGVIGGAGHAVATGVVGGVDKVGGGSVGGAGYSGSSSTVGGTGSSGHLDGLDLVGGTDAAVGTSVGAGVGGGAGHLHSASGDVLVSTGGAGGASSVGVGATGGTSSVGVTGGASSVGVGATGGASSVGATVGASSVGVTGGASAADYDPAHYPHIIPGFPFQTSKPEKGFGGCANWCRSSAKKNYYCCNRTGYKG from the coding sequence ATGACTGGAAAGGCGATTGCACTGCTGTGTCTGATCTTGGGATCCCTGGCCACAGCCTCTCCCTATGGACGCAACAGAAACCCAGGAGTCAAAGGCGGAGGTCCCGTCAGGAAAGAGGACAAAACTGGAGGCTCAGGTGCAGTTGGAGGATCTGCTCTTGATGGAGCAGCTGGCCCTGGAGTAGCAGGGACACCTGGGGGAGCTGGTCCTATTGGAGGAGCAGCTACTATTGGAGGGTCTGTGCATGATGCTAGTACAGGTGCTGTCGGAGGAACTGGTGTGGTTGGAGCTACAGGTGTCGTAACCACAGGTGTTGCTGGAGGTGTGGGTAGTGGAGTTGGTCATGATGCTAGCATAGGTGTTGCTGGAGGTTCTAGTCATGATGTAAGCACAGGTGTAGTAGGAAGTACAGGTGTAGTTAGTGGAGCTAGTCATGGTGCCAGTACAGGTGTGACTGGAGCTACAGGTGTGGTTGGTGGAGTTGGTTATGATGCAGGCACAGGTGTTACTGGAGGGTCTAGCCATGTAGGAGGAACTGGTGTGGTTAGTGGAGGCAGTCATGATGTCAGTACAGGTGTTGTTGGAGCTACTGGTGTAGTAAGCACTGGTGTTGCTGGAGGTGTGGCTAGTGGAGTTGCTGGAGGTTCTAGTCATGATGTAAGCACAGGTGTAGTAGGAAGCACAGGTGTAGCTAGTGGAGCTAGCCATGGTGTGAGCACAGGTGTGGCTGGAGCTACAGGTGTTATTGGAGGTGCAGGTCACGCTGTAGCCACAGGTGTTGTTGGAGGAGTTGATAAAGTTGGAGGTGGTTCTGTTGGGGGAGCAGGATATTCAGGCAGCTCCAGCACTGTTGGAGGAACTGGCAGCAGTGGTCACCTAGATGGTTTAGATCTTGTTGGAGGAACAGATGCAGCTGTTGGTACTAGCGTAGGAGCTGGTGTTGGAGGAGGAGCAGGTCACCTTCACTCTGCGAGTGGAGACGTGCTTGTGAGCACAGGAGGAGCTGGTGGAGCAAGTTCAGTTGGAGTTGGAGCCACTGGTGGAACAAGttctgttggagtaactggtggTGCAAGTTCTGTTGGAGTTGGAGCCACTGGTGGAGCAAGTTCTGTTGGAGCCACTGTAGGAGCAAGTTCTGTTGGAGTTACTGGTGGAGCAAGCGCAGCCGATTACGACCCAGCCCACTACCCACACATCATTCCAGGATTCCCCTTCCAGACCTCAAAGCCTGAAAAAGGATTCGGAGGCTGTGCCAACTGGTGCCGCAGCTCAGCCAAGAAGAACTACTACTGCTGCAACAGAACTGGGTACAAAGGCTAA
- the LOC135214412 gene encoding uncharacterized protein LOC135214412, producing the protein MTGKAIALLCLILGSLATAFPIGTQQKPRSQRRRSVRKEDKTGGSGVVGGSAFDGAAGPGVAGTTGGVGPIGGGATIGGSGHDASTGAVGGTGVVGATGVVTTGVAGGVGSGVGHDASIGVAGGSSHDVSTGVASGAGHGVSTGVAGATSDVGGAGHAVATGVVGGVDKVGGGSVGGAGYSGSSSTVGGTGSSGHLDGLDLVGGTDAAVGTSVGAGVGGGAGHLHSASGDVLVSTGGAGGASSVGVGATGGASSVGVTGGASSVGVGATGAASSVGATVGASSVGVTGGASPADYDPAHYPHIIPGFPFQTSKPEKGFGGCANWCRSSAKKNYYCCNRTGYKG; encoded by the exons ATGACTGGAAAGGCGATTGCACTGCTGTGTCTGATCTTGGGATCCCTGGCCACAGCCTTCCCTATAGGGACGCAACAGAAACCCAGGAGTCAAAGGCGGAGGTCCGTCAGGAAAGAGGACAAAACTGGAGGCTCAGGTGTAGTTGGAGGATCTGCTTTTGATGGAGCAGCTGGCCCTGGAGTAGCAGGGACAACTGGGGGAGTTGGTCCTATTGGAGGAGGAGCTACCATTGGAGGGTCTGGTCATGATGCTAGCACTGGTGCTGTCGGAGGAACTGGTGTGGTTGGAGCTACAGGTGTCGTAACCACAGGTGTTGCTGGAGGTGTGGGTAGTGGAGTTGGTCATGATGCTAGCATAGGTGTTGCTGGAGGTTCTAGTCATGATGTAAGCACAG GTGTAGCTAGTGGAGCTGGCCATGGTGTGAGTACAGGTGTTGCTGGAGCTACAAGTGATGTTGGAGGTGCAGGTCACGCTGTAGCCACAGGTGTTGTTGGAGGAGTTGATAAAGTTGGAGGTGGTTCTGTTGGGGGAGCAGGATATTCAGGCAGCTCCAGCACTGTTGGAGGAACTGGCAGCAGTGGTCACCTAGATGGTTTAGATCTTGTTGGAGGAACAGATGCAGCTGTTGGTACTAGCGTAGGAGCTGGTGTTGGAGGAGGAGCAGGTCACCTTCACTCTGCGAGTGGAGACGTGCTTGTGAGCACAGGAGGAGCTGGTGGAGCAAGTTCAGTTGGAGTTGGAGCCACTGGTGGAGCAAGttctgttggagtaactggtggTGCAAGTTCTGTTGGAGTTGGAGCCACTGGTGCTGCAAGTTCTGTTGGAGCCACTGTTGGAGCAAGTTCTGTTGGAGTTACTGGTGGAGCAAGCCCAGCCGATTACGACCCAGCCCACTACCCACACATCATTCCAGGATTCCCCTTCCAGACCTCAAAGCCTGAAAAAGGATTCGGAGGCTGTGCCAACTGGTGCCGCAGCTCAGCCAAGAAGAACTACTACTGCTGCAACAGAACTGGGTACAAAGGCTAA
- the LOC135214413 gene encoding uncharacterized PE-PGRS family protein PE_PGRS54-like isoform X2, whose product MTGKAIALLCLILGSLATASPYGRNRNPGVKGGGPVRKEDKTGGSGAVGGSALDGAAGPGVAGTTGGVGPIGGAATIGGSGHDASTGAVGGTGVVGATGVVTTGVAGGVGSGVGHDASIGVAGGSSHDVSTGVVVSTGVVSGASHGASTGVTGATGVVGGTGVVGGAGYDASTGVSGGSSHVGGTGVVSGGSHDVNTGVIGATGVVGATGVVSTGVAGGSSHDVNTGVVGSTGVASGASHVVSTGVAGATGDVGGAGHAVATGVVGGVDKVGGAAVGGAGYSGSSSTVGGTGSSGHLDGLDLVGGTDAAVGTTVGAGVGGGAGHIHSASGDVLESTGGAGGASSVGIGATGVASSVGVGATSGASSVGVTGGASSVGVTGGASSVVVTDGASAADYDPAHYPHIIPGFPFQTSKPEKGFGGCANWCRNSAKKNYYCCNRTGYKG is encoded by the exons ATGACTGGAAAGGCGATTGCACTGCTGTGTCTGATCTTGGGATCCCTGGCCACAGCCTCTCCCTATGGACGCAACAGAAACCCAGGAGTCAAAGGCGGAGGTCCCGTCAGGAAAGAGGACAAAACTGGAGGCTCAGGTGCAGTTGGAGGATCTGCTCTTGATGGAGCAGCTGGCCCTGGAGTAGCAGGGACAACTGGGGGAGTTGGTCCTATTGGAGGAGCAGCTACTATTGGAGGGTCTGGTCATGATGCTAGCACTGGTGCTGTCGGAGGAACTGGTGTGGTTGGAGCTACAGGTGTCGTAACCACAGGTGTTGCTGGAGGTGTGGGCAGTGGAGTTGGTCATGATGCTAGCATAGGTGTTGCTGGAGGTTCTAGTCATGATGTAAGCACAGGTGTAGTAGTAAGTACAGGTGTAGTTAGTGGAGCTAGTCATGGTGCCAGTACAGGTGTGACTGGAGCTACAGGTGTAGTTGGGGGTACTGGTGTGGTTGGTGGAGCTGGTTATGATGCAAGCACAGGTGTTAGTGGAGGGTCTAGCCATGTAGGAGGAACTGGCGTGGTTAGTGGAGGCAGTCATGATGTCAATACAGGTGTTATTGGAGCTACAG GTGTTGTTGGAGCTACAGGTGTAGTAAGCACAGGTGTTGCTGGAGGTTCTAGTCATGACGTAAACACAGGTGTAGTAGGAAGCACAGGTGTAGCTAGTGGAGCTAGCCATGTTGTGAGCACAGGTGTGGCTGGAGCTACAGGTGATGTTGGAGGTGCAGGTCACGCTGTAGCCACAGGTGTTGTTGGAGGAGTTGATAAAGTTGGAGGTGCTGCTGTCGGGGGAGCAGGATATTCAGGCAGCTCCAGCACTGTTGGAGGAACTGGCAGCAGTGGTCACCTAGATGGTTTAGATCTTGTTGGAGGAACAGATGCAGCTGTTGGTACCACCGTAGGAGCTGGTGTTGGAGGAGGAGCAGGTCACATTCACTCAGCGAGTGGAGACGTGCTTGAGAGCACGGGAGGAGCAGGTGGAGCAAGTTCAGTTGGAATTGGAGCCACTGGTGTAGCAAGTTCTGTTGGAGTTGGAGCCACTAGTGGAGCAAGTTCCGTTGGAGTAACTGGTGGAGCAAGttctgttggagtaactggtggAGCAAGCTCTGTTGTAGTTACTGATGGAGCAAGCGCAGCCGATTACGACCCAGCCCACTACCCACACATCATTCCAGGATTCCCCTTCCAGACCTCAAAGCCTGAAAAAGGATTCGGAGGCTGTGCCAACTGGTGCCGCAACTCAGCCAAGAAGAACTACTACTGCTGCAACAGAACTGGGTACAAAGGCTAA
- the LOC135214413 gene encoding uncharacterized PE-PGRS family protein PE_PGRS54-like isoform X1 — protein sequence MTGKAIALLCLILGSLATASPYGRNRNPGVKGGGPVRKEDKTGGSGAVGGSALDGAAGPGVAGTTGGVGPIGGAATIGGSGHDASTGAVGGTGVVGATGVVTTGVAGGVGSGVGHDASIGVAGGSSHDVSTGVVVSTGVVSGASHGASTGVTGATGVVGGTGVVGGAGYDASTGVSGGSSHVGGTGVVSGGSHDVNTGVIGATGVVGATGVVGATGVVSTGVAGGSSHDVNTGVVGSTGVASGASHVVSTGVAGATGDVGGAGHAVATGVVGGVDKVGGAAVGGAGYSGSSSTVGGTGSSGHLDGLDLVGGTDAAVGTTVGAGVGGGAGHIHSASGDVLESTGGAGGASSVGIGATGVASSVGVGATSGASSVGVTGGASSVGVTGGASSVVVTDGASAADYDPAHYPHIIPGFPFQTSKPEKGFGGCANWCRNSAKKNYYCCNRTGYKG from the exons ATGACTGGAAAGGCGATTGCACTGCTGTGTCTGATCTTGGGATCCCTGGCCACAGCCTCTCCCTATGGACGCAACAGAAACCCAGGAGTCAAAGGCGGAGGTCCCGTCAGGAAAGAGGACAAAACTGGAGGCTCAGGTGCAGTTGGAGGATCTGCTCTTGATGGAGCAGCTGGCCCTGGAGTAGCAGGGACAACTGGGGGAGTTGGTCCTATTGGAGGAGCAGCTACTATTGGAGGGTCTGGTCATGATGCTAGCACTGGTGCTGTCGGAGGAACTGGTGTGGTTGGAGCTACAGGTGTCGTAACCACAGGTGTTGCTGGAGGTGTGGGCAGTGGAGTTGGTCATGATGCTAGCATAGGTGTTGCTGGAGGTTCTAGTCATGATGTAAGCACAGGTGTAGTAGTAAGTACAGGTGTAGTTAGTGGAGCTAGTCATGGTGCCAGTACAGGTGTGACTGGAGCTACAGGTGTAGTTGGGGGTACTGGTGTGGTTGGTGGAGCTGGTTATGATGCAAGCACAGGTGTTAGTGGAGGGTCTAGCCATGTAGGAGGAACTGGCGTGGTTAGTGGAGGCAGTCATGATGTCAATACAGGTGTTATTGGAGCTACAG GTGTTGTTGGAGCTACAGGTGTTGTTGGAGCTACAGGTGTAGTAAGCACAGGTGTTGCTGGAGGTTCTAGTCATGACGTAAACACAGGTGTAGTAGGAAGCACAGGTGTAGCTAGTGGAGCTAGCCATGTTGTGAGCACAGGTGTGGCTGGAGCTACAGGTGATGTTGGAGGTGCAGGTCACGCTGTAGCCACAGGTGTTGTTGGAGGAGTTGATAAAGTTGGAGGTGCTGCTGTCGGGGGAGCAGGATATTCAGGCAGCTCCAGCACTGTTGGAGGAACTGGCAGCAGTGGTCACCTAGATGGTTTAGATCTTGTTGGAGGAACAGATGCAGCTGTTGGTACCACCGTAGGAGCTGGTGTTGGAGGAGGAGCAGGTCACATTCACTCAGCGAGTGGAGACGTGCTTGAGAGCACGGGAGGAGCAGGTGGAGCAAGTTCAGTTGGAATTGGAGCCACTGGTGTAGCAAGTTCTGTTGGAGTTGGAGCCACTAGTGGAGCAAGTTCCGTTGGAGTAACTGGTGGAGCAAGttctgttggagtaactggtggAGCAAGCTCTGTTGTAGTTACTGATGGAGCAAGCGCAGCCGATTACGACCCAGCCCACTACCCACACATCATTCCAGGATTCCCCTTCCAGACCTCAAAGCCTGAAAAAGGATTCGGAGGCTGTGCCAACTGGTGCCGCAACTCAGCCAAGAAGAACTACTACTGCTGCAACAGAACTGGGTACAAAGGCTAA
- the LOC135214413 gene encoding uncharacterized PE-PGRS family protein PE_PGRS54-like isoform X3 — protein MTGKAIALLCLILGSLATASPYGRNRNPGVKGGGPVRKEDKTGGSGAVGGSALDGAAGPGVAGTTGGVGPIGGAATIGGSGHDASTGAVGGTGVVGATGVVTTGVAGGVGSGVGHDASIGVAGGSSHDVSTGVVVSTGVVSGASHGASTGVSGGSSHVGGTGVVSGGSHDVNTGVIGATGVVGATGVVGATGVVSTGVAGGSSHDVNTGVVGSTGVASGASHVVSTGVAGATGDVGGAGHAVATGVVGGVDKVGGAAVGGAGYSGSSSTVGGTGSSGHLDGLDLVGGTDAAVGTTVGAGVGGGAGHIHSASGDVLESTGGAGGASSVGIGATGVASSVGVGATSGASSVGVTGGASSVGVTGGASSVVVTDGASAADYDPAHYPHIIPGFPFQTSKPEKGFGGCANWCRNSAKKNYYCCNRTGYKG, from the exons ATGACTGGAAAGGCGATTGCACTGCTGTGTCTGATCTTGGGATCCCTGGCCACAGCCTCTCCCTATGGACGCAACAGAAACCCAGGAGTCAAAGGCGGAGGTCCCGTCAGGAAAGAGGACAAAACTGGAGGCTCAGGTGCAGTTGGAGGATCTGCTCTTGATGGAGCAGCTGGCCCTGGAGTAGCAGGGACAACTGGGGGAGTTGGTCCTATTGGAGGAGCAGCTACTATTGGAGGGTCTGGTCATGATGCTAGCACTGGTGCTGTCGGAGGAACTGGTGTGGTTGGAGCTACAGGTGTCGTAACCACAGGTGTTGCTGGAGGTGTGGGCAGTGGAGTTGGTCATGATGCTAGCATAGGTGTTGCTGGAGGTTCTAGTCATGATGTAAGCACAGGTGTAGTAGTAAGTACAGGTGTAGTTAGTGGAGCTAGTCATGGTGCCAGTACAG GTGTTAGTGGAGGGTCTAGCCATGTAGGAGGAACTGGCGTGGTTAGTGGAGGCAGTCATGATGTCAATACAGGTGTTATTGGAGCTACAG GTGTTGTTGGAGCTACAGGTGTTGTTGGAGCTACAGGTGTAGTAAGCACAGGTGTTGCTGGAGGTTCTAGTCATGACGTAAACACAGGTGTAGTAGGAAGCACAGGTGTAGCTAGTGGAGCTAGCCATGTTGTGAGCACAGGTGTGGCTGGAGCTACAGGTGATGTTGGAGGTGCAGGTCACGCTGTAGCCACAGGTGTTGTTGGAGGAGTTGATAAAGTTGGAGGTGCTGCTGTCGGGGGAGCAGGATATTCAGGCAGCTCCAGCACTGTTGGAGGAACTGGCAGCAGTGGTCACCTAGATGGTTTAGATCTTGTTGGAGGAACAGATGCAGCTGTTGGTACCACCGTAGGAGCTGGTGTTGGAGGAGGAGCAGGTCACATTCACTCAGCGAGTGGAGACGTGCTTGAGAGCACGGGAGGAGCAGGTGGAGCAAGTTCAGTTGGAATTGGAGCCACTGGTGTAGCAAGTTCTGTTGGAGTTGGAGCCACTAGTGGAGCAAGTTCCGTTGGAGTAACTGGTGGAGCAAGttctgttggagtaactggtggAGCAAGCTCTGTTGTAGTTACTGATGGAGCAAGCGCAGCCGATTACGACCCAGCCCACTACCCACACATCATTCCAGGATTCCCCTTCCAGACCTCAAAGCCTGAAAAAGGATTCGGAGGCTGTGCCAACTGGTGCCGCAACTCAGCCAAGAAGAACTACTACTGCTGCAACAGAACTGGGTACAAAGGCTAA
- the LOC135214413 gene encoding uncharacterized PE-PGRS family protein PE_PGRS46-like isoform X4, which yields MTGKAIALLCLILGSLATASPYGRNRNPGVKGGGPVRKEDKTGGSGAVGGSALDGAAGPGVAGTTGGVGPIGGAATIGGSGHDASTGAVGGTGVVGATGVVTTGVAGGVGSGVGHDASIGVAGGSSHDVSTGVVGATGVVSTGVAGGSSHDVNTGVVGSTGVASGASHVVSTGVAGATGDVGGAGHAVATGVVGGVDKVGGAAVGGAGYSGSSSTVGGTGSSGHLDGLDLVGGTDAAVGTTVGAGVGGGAGHIHSASGDVLESTGGAGGASSVGIGATGVASSVGVGATSGASSVGVTGGASSVGVTGGASSVVVTDGASAADYDPAHYPHIIPGFPFQTSKPEKGFGGCANWCRNSAKKNYYCCNRTGYKG from the exons ATGACTGGAAAGGCGATTGCACTGCTGTGTCTGATCTTGGGATCCCTGGCCACAGCCTCTCCCTATGGACGCAACAGAAACCCAGGAGTCAAAGGCGGAGGTCCCGTCAGGAAAGAGGACAAAACTGGAGGCTCAGGTGCAGTTGGAGGATCTGCTCTTGATGGAGCAGCTGGCCCTGGAGTAGCAGGGACAACTGGGGGAGTTGGTCCTATTGGAGGAGCAGCTACCATTGGAGGGTCTGGTCATGATGCTAGCACTGGTGCTGTCGGAGGAACTGGTGTGGTTGGAGCTACAGGTGTCGTAACCACAGGTGTTGCTGGAGGTGTGGGCAGCGGAGTTGGTCATGATGCTAGCATAGGTGTTGCTGGAGGTTCTAGTCATGATGTCAGTACAG GTGTTGTTGGAGCTACAGGTGTAGTAAGCACAGGTGTTGCTGGAGGTTCTAGTCATGACGTAAACACAGGTGTAGTAGGAAGCACAGGTGTAGCTAGTGGAGCTAGCCATGTTGTGAGCACAGGTGTGGCTGGAGCTACAGGTGATGTTGGAGGTGCAGGTCACGCTGTAGCCACAGGTGTTGTTGGAGGAGTTGATAAAGTTGGAGGTGCTGCTGTCGGGGGAGCAGGATATTCAGGCAGCTCCAGCACTGTTGGAGGAACTGGCAGCAGTGGTCACCTAGATGGTTTAGATCTTGTTGGAGGAACAGATGCAGCTGTTGGTACCACCGTAGGAGCTGGTGTTGGAGGAGGAGCAGGTCACATTCACTCAGCGAGTGGAGACGTGCTTGAGAGCACGGGAGGAGCAGGTGGAGCAAGTTCAGTTGGAATTGGAGCCACTGGTGTAGCAAGTTCTGTTGGAGTTGGAGCCACTAGTGGAGCAAGTTCCGTTGGAGTAACTGGTGGAGCAAGttctgttggagtaactggtggAGCAAGCTCTGTTGTAGTTACTGATGGAGCAAGCGCAGCCGATTACGACCCAGCCCACTACCCACACATCATTCCAGGATTCCCCTTCCAGACCTCAAAGCCTGAAAAAGGATTCGGAGGCTGTGCCAACTGGTGCCGCAACTCAGCCAAGAAGAACTACTACTGCTGCAACAGAACTGGGTACAAAGGCTAA